In Bacillus sp. DX3.1, the following proteins share a genomic window:
- a CDS encoding CvpA family protein, with product MIDIIIILLLVMGFFLGLRRGFVLQLVKLTSFIIAYLVAYWYCKDLAPALEKIIPYPFDKGVSVPEWIDANNIEAVFYQAIAFILLFIITKIALALLGNLLNMFTEIPVLKQVNAVGGALLGFLEVYIILFVLIVVGNILPIEQVQTPLQKSSISKIIVDDTPILSEKVKELWQTGSRV from the coding sequence ATGATTGATATCATTATCATTTTACTGCTTGTTATGGGATTTTTCCTCGGCCTAAGAAGAGGATTTGTATTACAACTTGTAAAGTTAACAAGCTTTATTATCGCATACCTTGTTGCATACTGGTATTGCAAAGATTTAGCGCCAGCACTTGAAAAAATCATTCCGTATCCATTTGATAAAGGTGTATCCGTTCCAGAATGGATTGATGCGAATAATATAGAAGCGGTCTTTTATCAAGCGATTGCGTTTATCTTGTTATTTATTATTACAAAAATAGCGCTCGCATTGCTTGGGAATTTACTGAATATGTTTACGGAAATTCCAGTTTTAAAACAAGTCAATGCAGTTGGTGGAGCTCTTCTTGGCTTTTTAGAAGTGTATATTATTTTGTTTGTCTTAATTGTAGTTGGGAATATACTTCCAATTGAACAAGTGCAAACACCACTACAAAAATCATCGATTAGTAAAATAATAGTAGACGATACACCGATTCTTTCTGAAAAGGTGAAGGAACTATGGCAGACAGGTAGCAGAGTATGA
- the zapA gene encoding cell division protein ZapA, producing the protein MSQQKGNRSRINVEIYGQQYSVVGDESTSHIRMVAAIVDDKMRELNAKNPSLDTSRLAVLTAVNVVHDYIKLKDEYEKLKESMKQKGME; encoded by the coding sequence TTGTCACAACAAAAAGGAAATCGAAGTCGAATTAATGTAGAAATTTATGGCCAACAATATTCTGTTGTTGGTGATGAGAGTACAAGTCATATCCGCATGGTCGCAGCGATTGTGGATGATAAAATGCGCGAACTCAATGCCAAGAATCCTTCTCTTGACACAAGTAGACTAGCGGTGTTGACGGCGGTAAACGTCGTACACGATTACATAAAATTAAAAGATGAATATGAGAAATTGAAAGAAAGTATGAAACAAAAAGGAATGGAATAA
- the rnhC gene encoding ribonuclease HIII encodes MSNSIVIQTNSATIENMKQQYKQAISPKVPQGGVFMAKVPSCTITAYKSGKVMFQGGRAQEESARWQSVSETPKSLVKKTVNAHRYAPPTSIGTMSILGSDEVGTGDYFGPMTVVAVYVDAKQIPLLKELGVKDSKNLNDAQIAEIAKQLLSVVPYSSLVLHNEKYNEMFEKGNNQGKLKALLHNKAITNLLAKIAPTKPEGILIDQFTQPDTYYKYLAKQKNVQREDVYFATKGESVHLAVAAASILARYSFVKQFDELSKKAGMPLPKGAGKQVDIAAAKLIQKLGKERLPEFVKLHFANTEKAFRLLKK; translated from the coding sequence TTGTCAAATTCTATCGTAATACAAACAAATTCTGCAACAATCGAGAACATGAAACAACAATACAAGCAAGCAATTAGCCCAAAGGTTCCACAAGGCGGTGTATTTATGGCGAAAGTTCCATCTTGTACAATTACTGCCTACAAATCCGGAAAAGTGATGTTTCAAGGTGGCCGTGCTCAGGAAGAATCTGCACGCTGGCAAAGCGTTTCAGAAACACCTAAATCCCTTGTCAAAAAAACGGTAAATGCACATCGTTATGCGCCCCCTACTTCCATTGGGACAATGTCCATCCTTGGATCAGATGAGGTTGGTACAGGTGATTACTTCGGACCAATGACAGTTGTTGCTGTATATGTCGATGCAAAGCAAATTCCCTTGTTAAAAGAACTTGGTGTAAAAGACTCCAAAAACTTAAATGATGCGCAAATTGCTGAAATTGCAAAACAACTACTTTCTGTCGTTCCCTATAGTTCCCTTGTACTACACAATGAAAAATATAATGAAATGTTCGAAAAAGGAAACAATCAAGGAAAGTTAAAAGCATTACTGCACAATAAAGCCATTACAAACTTACTAGCAAAAATAGCACCGACAAAACCAGAAGGTATTTTAATCGATCAATTCACACAGCCCGATACATACTATAAATATTTAGCAAAGCAAAAAAATGTACAGCGTGAAGACGTATATTTTGCAACGAAAGGCGAAAGTGTACATTTAGCGGTTGCGGCAGCATCTATTTTAGCTCGTTATTCATTCGTAAAACAGTTTGATGAGCTGAGCAAAAAAGCTGGTATGCCGCTCCCTAAAGGTGCTGGCAAGCAAGTTGATATTGCAGCGGCGAAATTGATTCAAAAACTCGGAAAAGAAAGACTTCCTGAATTCGTGAAACTTCACTTTGCCAATACAGAAAAGGCGTTTCGATTATTGAAGAAATAA
- a CDS encoding YuzL family protein, producing MGKKVKKDPSRASLGSPQVEGQGTTTHETGSFKVSSSNKRQKRS from the coding sequence ATGGGCAAAAAAGTCAAAAAAGATCCTTCTAGAGCAAGCCTTGGTTCTCCGCAAGTTGAAGGTCAAGGAACTACAACACACGAAACGGGTTCCTTTAAAGTATCTTCATCAAATAAGAGACAAAAGCGTAGTTAA
- a CDS encoding SDR family oxidoreductase, with amino-acid sequence MEGITSYLEWTVRDKYVVITGATSGIGLAAAKVLAERGAKLGIIARNEAKANDIVTQIKDSTDGNAVVDVFLADMASQQSIRQVATDILEKCPRIDILVNNAGALFQTRQITEDGLEMTWAVNHLGPFLLTNLLLDRLKESAPARVITTASHGHKMAKKGIDFSDLDAEQIYRGVKKLMGGPTMRYGQTKLANILFTSELARRLEGTGVAAFCFDPGLVATNFNQDNGFVARLTMAAMKPFSRTPEEGAETLVWLAGTTDVTDRSGCYYADRQVKTPSEVALDMDAAKRLWDISEEQTRSSGKQI; translated from the coding sequence GTGGAGGGAATTACCAGTTATTTAGAGTGGACGGTGCGTGACAAGTATGTAGTAATCACTGGTGCGACAAGTGGTATTGGATTAGCGGCAGCTAAGGTACTCGCAGAACGCGGTGCTAAGCTAGGAATCATTGCACGTAACGAAGCAAAAGCAAATGATATTGTGACTCAAATTAAAGATTCAACGGATGGGAATGCAGTGGTAGACGTATTTCTAGCTGATATGGCTTCCCAGCAGTCTATACGCCAAGTAGCTACTGATATTTTAGAAAAGTGCCCTAGAATAGATATATTAGTTAATAATGCGGGTGCTTTATTTCAAACACGGCAGATTACGGAGGACGGTTTGGAGATGACCTGGGCGGTTAATCATTTAGGTCCATTCCTACTTACTAATTTGCTGCTTGACCGTTTAAAGGAAAGTGCCCCTGCTCGCGTCATCACTACCGCATCTCATGGTCACAAAATGGCTAAAAAGGGAATTGATTTCAGTGATTTAGATGCAGAACAAATTTATCGTGGTGTTAAGAAGTTAATGGGTGGTCCTACGATGCGTTATGGACAGACAAAACTGGCTAACATTTTATTCACTTCTGAGTTGGCGCGGCGGCTAGAGGGAACAGGTGTCGCAGCCTTTTGCTTCGACCCGGGACTGGTGGCCACGAATTTCAACCAGGACAATGGTTTTGTAGCCCGCTTAACTATGGCGGCAATGAAACCTTTCTCTCGTACTCCTGAAGAGGGCGCTGAAACTTTAGTGTGGCTGGCAGGAACAACCGATGTTACCGATCGTAGTGGCTGTTACTATGCCGATAGGCAAGTGAAAACACCATCTGAGGTTGCATTGGATATGGATGCCGCAAAGCGTCTATGGGACATTAGTGAAGAACAGACTCGTTCCTCAGGAAAGCAAATTTAG
- the asnS gene encoding asparagine--tRNA ligase encodes MENTLVKSLYRDTEKYVDQKVKVSGWIRNLRDSKAFGFIELNDGSFFKSVQIVFDTELENFKEIAKLPLSSSVAVEGLLIATPGAKQPFEIKADKIEIEGLSDSDYPLQKKRHTFEYLRTIAHLRPRTNAFSATFRVRSIAAFAIHQFFQERGFVHVHTPIITGSDTEGAGEMFRVTTQDMNNVPKGEDGQVDESKDFFGKETNLTVSGQLPAEAYALAFRDVYTFGPTFRAENSNTTRHAAEFWMVEPEIAFAELGDVMDLTEDMLKYAMKYVLEHAPEEMEFFNSFVDKTVLERMNNVINADFGRITYTEAIKVLKESGADFKYPVEWGIDLQTEHERYLSEEIFKRPVFVTDYPKDIKAFYMRMNEDGKTVAATDLLVPGIGELIGGSQREERMDVLVDRIKELGMNEEDYWWYLELRKYGGTKHAGFGLGFERFLMYITGMANIRDVIPFPRTPGSAEF; translated from the coding sequence ATGGAAAACACATTAGTAAAAAGTCTGTATAGAGATACAGAAAAATATGTTGATCAAAAAGTAAAAGTATCGGGTTGGATCCGTAATCTACGTGATTCAAAAGCATTTGGTTTCATTGAATTAAACGATGGTAGCTTCTTCAAGAGCGTTCAAATCGTTTTCGATACAGAATTAGAAAACTTTAAAGAAATTGCGAAGCTTCCACTAAGCTCTTCAGTTGCAGTTGAGGGACTTCTTATCGCAACACCAGGTGCAAAACAACCTTTTGAAATTAAAGCAGACAAAATTGAAATTGAGGGATTATCAGATTCTGATTACCCACTACAAAAGAAACGCCATACGTTTGAATACTTACGTACAATTGCTCATTTACGTCCAAGAACAAATGCATTCTCTGCAACATTTAGAGTGCGTTCTATCGCAGCGTTCGCGATTCACCAGTTCTTCCAAGAGCGCGGATTTGTACACGTTCATACACCAATTATCACTGGTAGTGATACAGAAGGTGCGGGCGAAATGTTCCGCGTAACAACGCAAGACATGAATAACGTGCCAAAAGGTGAAGATGGACAAGTTGATGAATCAAAAGACTTCTTCGGTAAAGAAACAAACTTAACAGTAAGTGGACAATTGCCAGCTGAAGCTTATGCATTAGCGTTCCGCGATGTATACACATTCGGACCTACATTCCGTGCAGAAAACTCAAACACAACTCGTCACGCAGCTGAGTTCTGGATGGTTGAGCCTGAGATTGCATTTGCAGAATTAGGCGATGTAATGGATTTAACAGAAGATATGCTGAAATATGCAATGAAATATGTATTAGAGCATGCACCAGAAGAAATGGAATTCTTCAACAGCTTTGTTGATAAAACAGTTCTTGAGCGTATGAACAACGTAATCAACGCTGACTTTGGTCGCATCACATATACAGAAGCAATTAAAGTGCTTAAAGAATCAGGTGCAGACTTCAAATACCCAGTAGAATGGGGTATTGACTTACAAACAGAGCACGAAAGATATTTATCAGAGGAAATCTTTAAACGTCCTGTATTCGTAACAGACTATCCAAAAGATATTAAAGCATTCTACATGCGTATGAACGAAGACGGTAAAACAGTAGCTGCTACTGACCTTCTAGTTCCTGGAATCGGCGAATTAATCGGCGGAAGCCAACGTGAAGAAAGAATGGATGTTTTAGTAGACAGAATTAAAGAATTAGGCATGAATGAAGAAGACTACTGGTGGTACTTAGAACTTAGAAAATACGGCGGTACAAAACACGCTGGATTTGGACTTGGTTTCGAACGTTTCCTAATGTACATCACTGGTATGGCAAACATCCGTGACGTAATTCCATTCCCAAGAACTCCAGGTTCTGCGGAGTTTTAA
- a CDS encoding YcdB/YcdC domain-containing protein, which yields MNKIIERLKPYLKVNEQTELYTVVLEDDENVFQIVEKHTDQPLACYGLNEDGEMDYFQSYIELEKVQDNQLTYAEMYEKVQSFINMFTPHLVHSMPFAYIIQFDMMYHVVYEKKDEKLGLFLPNSGVTIDITKDGRLYQLFSEVDEYQIYYPENSISKEEAKEKYAEKLEFELMISRADKETFANGDDAYHLVYAPKDYVFHIGPSGEIHTIEGYGGFLPQYEKIENRIVPKSVIRECIGLHDKYVNFHTSTNDNEVIELWARKEHVQHSVRGEGELSSYAIQVCLDKDTGQYMSVVNNERKEKNREALTEAEAKERALQLLFALYPDASDRFIIEKGHPSHHCMREEDDEYESEYIFQFQRIHNEIKVDVNSMKIGVGKYSGKVTHFKACSFDENELTLISVKPNISKEEAKEILTSALDMEFSWWKEVEGDNVSYRAFYNPAFPKTNGHVKMIEAQTGETFHIDTGIIMGER from the coding sequence ATGAACAAAATAATTGAAAGGTTAAAGCCGTATTTAAAAGTAAATGAACAAACGGAATTATATACAGTCGTTTTAGAAGATGATGAGAATGTATTTCAGATTGTTGAGAAACATACAGATCAGCCGCTAGCATGTTATGGATTGAATGAAGATGGGGAAATGGATTATTTTCAATCGTATATAGAGCTAGAGAAAGTACAAGATAATCAATTAACCTATGCTGAAATGTATGAAAAAGTGCAATCTTTTATAAATATGTTTACTCCTCATCTCGTACATTCCATGCCTTTTGCATATATAATTCAATTCGATATGATGTACCACGTTGTTTATGAAAAGAAAGATGAGAAACTTGGATTATTTTTACCGAATTCTGGTGTGACGATTGATATTACAAAAGATGGCCGTCTGTATCAATTGTTTTCTGAAGTAGATGAATATCAAATTTATTATCCGGAAAATTCAATTTCAAAAGAAGAAGCAAAAGAGAAGTATGCAGAAAAACTAGAGTTTGAATTAATGATTTCAAGGGCGGATAAAGAAACATTTGCAAATGGTGACGATGCTTATCATCTCGTATATGCACCGAAAGATTATGTGTTTCATATTGGGCCAAGTGGAGAGATTCATACAATAGAAGGTTATGGCGGGTTCCTCCCGCAATATGAAAAGATAGAAAACCGAATAGTACCAAAAAGTGTAATACGCGAGTGTATTGGATTACATGACAAGTATGTAAATTTTCATACAAGCACAAATGATAATGAAGTTATAGAATTATGGGCGAGAAAAGAACATGTTCAACATAGCGTCCGAGGAGAAGGGGAATTATCATCGTATGCTATTCAAGTTTGCTTAGATAAAGACACTGGTCAATATATGAGTGTAGTCAATAATGAACGGAAAGAGAAAAATAGAGAAGCATTAACGGAAGCAGAAGCAAAAGAGAGAGCGTTACAATTGTTATTTGCTCTTTATCCAGATGCAAGTGATCGATTTATAATAGAGAAAGGTCATCCATCCCATCATTGTATGCGGGAAGAAGATGATGAATATGAATCTGAGTACATTTTCCAATTTCAACGTATTCATAATGAGATTAAAGTGGACGTAAATAGTATGAAGATTGGAGTTGGTAAGTACTCTGGAAAAGTAACTCATTTTAAGGCATGTAGCTTCGATGAAAATGAACTCACTCTTATTTCTGTGAAACCAAATATTTCAAAAGAAGAAGCAAAAGAAATTTTAACGAGTGCTTTAGATATGGAATTCTCCTGGTGGAAAGAGGTTGAAGGGGATAATGTAAGTTATCGTGCGTTTTACAATCCTGCTTTCCCTAAGACGAATGGACATGTGAAGATGATTGAAGCGCAAACAGGTGAGACGTTTCACATTGACACTGGAATTATCATGGGAGAAAGATGA
- a CDS encoding DUF4179 domain-containing protein, whose translation MKNNFEQEFNRLLNEEKEMPSIVRKSLDHSYDVIRMNAKKKKRNVMWRKFAAAACCLVVAGSVFTNEHVRANINKLFNFNDEGIERAVDEEFPQKSNSRAADKGITVALDRYFADENKLGFSFQLAFEDTSILKKPVREVTFDYRLKNGDGEYILESIPDTKPLKGNKLYISEGQDDNPYIDMKTGKVLYEAIWESNQGSIPKLKDAVLEIESVNVFYENDELKTIDGIWNLPISDKTKKGTTSTVEYISAETTPNIQIVSARANPTSLNITFSVDEVVEDENTFMDMKIVDEKGKEYRSKGYSMEADNHKTTVYVNFSTTSYNKSNTLKLQMKKFGEVELVRK comes from the coding sequence ATGAAAAATAATTTTGAACAAGAATTTAATCGATTGTTAAACGAAGAAAAAGAAATGCCTAGTATTGTTAGAAAGTCTTTAGATCATTCCTATGATGTGATACGAATGAACGCAAAGAAAAAGAAAAGAAATGTTATGTGGAGAAAGTTTGCTGCAGCGGCTTGTTGTCTTGTTGTAGCTGGGAGTGTTTTTACAAATGAACATGTGCGAGCTAATATAAACAAATTATTCAATTTTAATGATGAAGGAATCGAGCGAGCGGTAGATGAAGAGTTTCCACAAAAAAGCAATAGTAGGGCTGCTGACAAAGGGATTACAGTGGCACTTGACCGTTATTTTGCAGATGAGAATAAACTAGGATTTAGCTTTCAATTGGCATTTGAGGATACAAGCATATTAAAGAAACCAGTGAGAGAGGTGACTTTTGATTATCGATTAAAAAATGGAGATGGCGAATACATTCTGGAGTCGATTCCGGATACAAAACCTTTGAAAGGCAATAAACTGTACATATCCGAAGGACAAGATGATAATCCATATATAGATATGAAAACGGGAAAAGTTTTATACGAAGCAATATGGGAGTCGAATCAAGGTTCTATTCCTAAATTAAAAGATGCTGTTTTAGAAATAGAGAGCGTGAACGTTTTTTATGAGAATGATGAACTGAAAACAATTGATGGAATATGGAATTTGCCGATTAGCGATAAAACGAAAAAAGGAACAACGTCAACGGTTGAATATATATCAGCAGAAACAACGCCTAACATACAAATTGTATCTGCAAGGGCAAATCCAACCTCGCTCAATATAACATTTTCAGTGGATGAAGTAGTAGAAGATGAAAATACTTTTATGGATATGAAAATTGTAGATGAGAAAGGAAAAGAATATAGATCAAAAGGGTATAGTATGGAGGCAGATAATCATAAAACGACTGTCTATGTTAATTTTTCAACTACTTCTTATAACAAATCGAATACATTAAAGCTCCAAATGAAGAAGTTTGGAGAAGTAGAATTAGTTAGGAAATAA
- a CDS encoding sigma-70 family RNA polymerase sigma factor, whose product MGKLEALVKKAKKGDGEAFVSLVQRYEDVLYKVASRLLHKDEDVADAMQEAITVAYEKIHTLKKEEYFNTWICKILINTCNGILNKGQKITLVDQQIEQKQNKNEFLKIELEDALNSLNKDYKMAIVLYYIVGLSIKEMSVFLKEPEGTIKSRLSRAKSILRNNYYSGEGVTVNEK is encoded by the coding sequence ATGGGAAAGCTAGAAGCCTTGGTGAAAAAGGCTAAAAAGGGAGATGGAGAAGCTTTTGTTTCTCTTGTACAGCGCTATGAGGATGTGTTATACAAAGTCGCAAGTAGATTGTTACATAAAGATGAGGATGTCGCAGATGCGATGCAAGAAGCAATCACAGTGGCTTATGAGAAAATACATACACTCAAAAAGGAAGAGTACTTTAACACATGGATTTGTAAAATATTAATCAATACATGTAACGGCATATTAAACAAAGGGCAAAAAATTACGTTAGTAGATCAACAGATTGAGCAAAAACAAAACAAAAATGAATTTTTGAAAATAGAACTAGAAGACGCGTTAAATAGTTTAAATAAGGATTATAAAATGGCGATTGTTTTATATTACATCGTCGGACTTAGTATAAAAGAAATGAGTGTATTTTTGAAAGAACCGGAAGGAACGATTAAATCAAGACTTTCCAGAGCCAAGTCGATATTACGTAACAATTATTACAGTGGTGAAGGAGTGACTGTAAATGAAAAATAA
- the pheT gene encoding phenylalanine--tRNA ligase subunit beta, which translates to MFVSYRWLQEYVDIQDVTAQELADKITKSGIEVEGVEVLNKGVKGVVVGHVLECEKHPEADKLSKCQIDIGEEEPVQIICGAPNIAKGLKVPVAKVGAVLPGNFKIKKAKLRGEASHGMVCALQELGIDGKLVAKDYADGIFIFPSDAEVGADALEILNLNDEVLELGLTPNRADCLNMLGVAYEVAAIYGREVKLPAANLQEAAEKTSDHISVSVEATEQNPLYIAKMVKNVKIAPSPMWMQTRLMAAGIRPISNVVDITNYILIEYGQPLHAFDYDKLGSKEIVVRLAKEGETIQTLDDQERKLHDHHLVITNGTKALAVAGVMGGASSEVDNDTVNVLIESAYFAGQTVRRTSKDLGLRSESSARFEKGIDPTRTFEAIQHAAALMAKYAGGEALEGVVEVDNLQVQERTVSVTAEKVNRVLGTDISASEMGTIFTNLKFPFTEVEGTFHVNVPARRPDITIAEDLVEEVGRLYGYDHIPVTLPTGTMTRGKLTAAQTKRRKVRRYLEGAGLYEAITYSLTSADKAKQYMVEPNEKAPVNLALPMSEERSQLRLSLVPQLLEAVSYNNARKNDSVALYEVGSIFLPTAEGELPKEEQHLAGVMTGLALHHAWQGEKKVVDFFVAKGVLEGLFDVLGVAGSITYAPAKREGMHPGRTADILLDGEVIGFIGQLHPEAQKQLDVKDTFVFELSLVKVFAADTEDTYYTAIPRFPSMTRDMAVVVATEVKAGEMKQTIAEAGGELLKEVTLFDLYEGEKMEEGKKSLAFSMNYFDPERTLTDEEVTEAHSRVLAAVEEKFGAELRK; encoded by the coding sequence ATGTTCGTATCATATCGTTGGTTACAAGAGTATGTAGATATTCAAGATGTAACGGCACAAGAATTAGCAGATAAAATCACGAAAAGTGGTATTGAGGTAGAAGGCGTTGAAGTATTAAATAAAGGTGTAAAAGGTGTTGTAGTTGGTCACGTATTAGAGTGTGAAAAACACCCAGAAGCGGATAAATTAAGCAAATGTCAAATCGATATCGGTGAAGAAGAGCCTGTACAAATCATTTGCGGTGCTCCTAACATTGCCAAAGGATTAAAAGTACCAGTTGCAAAAGTTGGCGCAGTTCTTCCTGGTAATTTCAAAATTAAGAAAGCCAAACTACGCGGTGAAGCATCTCACGGTATGGTTTGTGCCCTGCAAGAGCTTGGCATTGATGGGAAATTAGTTGCAAAAGACTATGCAGACGGAATTTTCATTTTCCCAAGTGACGCAGAAGTTGGGGCAGATGCACTAGAAATCTTAAACTTAAATGATGAAGTGTTAGAGCTTGGTTTAACACCGAACCGTGCGGATTGCTTAAATATGTTAGGTGTTGCATACGAAGTAGCGGCGATTTACGGCCGTGAAGTAAAACTTCCAGCAGCAAACTTACAAGAAGCGGCAGAAAAAACATCTGATCACATTTCTGTAAGTGTAGAAGCAACAGAACAAAACCCACTATACATTGCGAAAATGGTGAAAAACGTAAAAATCGCTCCATCGCCAATGTGGATGCAAACGCGTCTGATGGCAGCTGGCATTCGTCCAATTAGTAATGTAGTTGATATTACAAACTACATTTTAATTGAATATGGTCAGCCGTTACATGCATTTGACTATGATAAATTAGGTTCAAAAGAAATCGTTGTTCGTCTTGCAAAAGAAGGCGAAACAATTCAAACATTAGATGATCAAGAGCGTAAACTACATGATCATCACCTTGTCATTACAAATGGTACAAAAGCACTTGCTGTTGCCGGTGTAATGGGCGGAGCAAGCTCTGAAGTAGATAACGATACAGTAAACGTTCTAATCGAGTCTGCATATTTTGCAGGTCAAACCGTGCGCCGCACTTCTAAAGACTTAGGTCTTCGCAGCGAATCAAGTGCACGTTTTGAAAAAGGAATCGACCCAACGCGTACATTTGAAGCAATTCAGCATGCAGCAGCTTTAATGGCGAAATATGCTGGTGGTGAAGCGTTAGAAGGCGTAGTAGAAGTTGATAACCTACAAGTACAAGAGCGTACAGTATCTGTTACAGCTGAAAAAGTAAATCGTGTATTAGGTACAGACATTTCTGCTAGTGAAATGGGTACAATCTTCACAAACTTAAAGTTCCCATTCACAGAAGTAGAAGGAACATTCCATGTGAACGTACCAGCTCGTCGTCCTGATATTACAATTGCAGAAGACTTAGTAGAAGAAGTAGGTCGTCTATATGGCTACGATCATATTCCAGTTACATTACCAACTGGTACAATGACGCGTGGTAAATTAACAGCAGCACAAACAAAACGTCGTAAAGTACGTCGTTACTTAGAAGGCGCTGGTTTATATGAAGCAATTACGTATTCATTAACAAGTGCCGATAAAGCAAAACAATACATGGTTGAGCCAAACGAAAAAGCTCCTGTGAACCTTGCACTTCCAATGAGTGAAGAGCGCAGTCAACTTCGTTTAAGCTTAGTACCGCAATTGTTAGAAGCAGTTTCATACAACAATGCTCGTAAAAACGACAGTGTGGCTTTATATGAAGTAGGTTCTATCTTCTTGCCAACAGCAGAAGGCGAACTTCCAAAAGAAGAACAACATCTTGCTGGTGTTATGACAGGTCTTGCACTTCACCATGCATGGCAAGGTGAGAAGAAAGTCGTTGATTTCTTCGTTGCAAAAGGTGTGTTAGAAGGACTATTCGACGTACTTGGTGTTGCGGGCAGCATCACATATGCTCCTGCAAAACGTGAAGGTATGCATCCAGGACGTACAGCTGACATTTTACTAGACGGAGAAGTAATTGGTTTCATCGGTCAATTACACCCAGAAGCACAAAAACAATTAGATGTGAAAGATACATTCGTATTTGAATTATCTCTAGTAAAAGTATTTGCTGCAGATACAGAAGATACTTACTACACAGCCATTCCACGTTTCCCGTCTATGACACGTGATATGGCGGTTGTTGTAGCAACAGAAGTAAAAGCTGGTGAAATGAAGCAAACAATTGCTGAAGCAGGCGGAGAACTTCTAAAAGAAGTAACACTATTCGACTTATACGAAGGTGAAAAAATGGAAGAAGGCAAGAAATCACTTGCATTCTCTATGAACTACTTCGACCCAGAACGTACATTAACAGATGAAGAAGTAACAGAAGCACATAGCCGTGTATTAGCAGCGGTAGAAGAGAAATTTGGTGCGGAGTTACGTAAGTAA
- the pheS gene encoding phenylalanine--tRNA ligase subunit alpha has product MEARLKELKQKALELIEEAKELKGLNDVRVAYLGKKGPITEVLRGMGKLSPEERPRMGALVNEVREAIQTRLEEKVNHFEKAVIEAKLASETIDVTLPGRPVNTGCHHPLTAVVEQIEDVFIGMGYEVAEGTEVEKDYYNFEALNLPKDHPARDMQDTFYITEETLLRTHTSSVQARTMEKNTEKGPIKIICPGKVYRRDDDDATHSHQFMQIEGLVIDKNIRMSDLKGTLQVFVKKMFGEDREIRLRPSFFPFTEPSVEMDISCMMCHGKGCGTCKGTGWIEILGAGMVHPNVLEMAGYDSKEYQGFAFGMGAERIAMLKYGVDDIRHFYTNDVRFLQQFKRA; this is encoded by the coding sequence ATGGAGGCACGTTTAAAAGAGCTTAAGCAAAAAGCACTTGAGCTAATTGAAGAAGCGAAAGAGCTAAAGGGCTTAAATGATGTACGCGTTGCGTATTTAGGAAAAAAAGGCCCGATTACAGAAGTATTACGCGGCATGGGGAAATTATCTCCAGAAGAGCGTCCACGGATGGGAGCATTAGTAAATGAAGTGCGTGAAGCCATTCAAACGCGTTTAGAAGAAAAAGTGAATCATTTTGAAAAAGCGGTAATTGAAGCGAAATTAGCATCTGAAACAATTGATGTAACATTACCAGGTCGTCCTGTAAACACAGGTTGTCATCATCCGTTAACAGCGGTTGTTGAACAAATTGAAGATGTATTTATCGGTATGGGGTATGAAGTAGCAGAAGGAACAGAAGTAGAAAAAGACTACTACAATTTCGAAGCATTAAACTTACCGAAGGATCACCCAGCGCGTGATATGCAAGATACTTTCTACATTACAGAAGAAACATTGCTTCGTACGCATACGTCTTCAGTACAAGCAAGAACAATGGAAAAGAATACAGAAAAAGGTCCAATCAAAATTATTTGTCCTGGTAAAGTATATCGCCGCGATGATGATGATGCGACGCATTCACACCAGTTCATGCAAATTGAAGGTCTTGTGATCGATAAAAACATTCGTATGAGTGACTTAAAAGGGACACTGCAAGTATTTGTGAAAAAGATGTTCGGTGAAGATCGTGAAATTCGTCTTCGTCCAAGTTTCTTCCCATTCACAGAGCCATCTGTTGAGATGGATATTTCTTGTATGATGTGTCACGGAAAAGGTTGCGGCACTTGTAAAGGAACAGGCTGGATTGAGATTTTAGGTGCAGGTATGGTTCATCCAAACGTACTTGAAATGGCTGGCTATGATTCAAAAGAATATCAAGGTTTCGCATTCGGTATGGGTGCAGAACGTATTGCAATGTTGAAATATGGCGTGGATGACATTCGTCATTTCTATACAAACGATGTACGTTTCTTACAACAATTCAAACGAGCGTAA